A single window of Flavobacterium sp. 140616W15 DNA harbors:
- a CDS encoding prolyl oligopeptidase family protein, whose protein sequence is MAITATTVAFGQSQKSNSIKYPDTKKGETIDTYFDAKVSDPYRWLEDDKSEETAAWVKAQNKVTYAYLDQIPFRDELKKRMEKLWNYEKIGAPYVKGKSTYYSKNNGLQNQSVVYRKGENGKDEVFLDPNTFSKDGTTSLGGLDFTKDGTIAAYSISEGGSDWRKVIIIDAQTRKILEDTIVDVKFSGISWKGNEGFYYSSYDKPKGSELSAKTDQHKLYFHKLGTAQKEDKVIFGLDQKRRYVGGYVTDDMKYLIITAANSTYGNELYIKDLTKENSPIVTIVDNFKSANSVIENEGSKLFIQTDLNAPNKRIVTVDANNAKPENWKNFIAETENVLSPSTGGGYFFAHYMKDAVSSVKQYDYTGKLVREIKLPAVGTAGGFAGEKDDKVVYYSFTNYTTPGTIYSFDVKSGKSGIYQQPKVDFKSADYESKQVFYTSKDGTKVPMIITYKKGLKLDGKNPTILYGYGGFNASLTPSFGIANAVWMENGGVYAVPNLRGGGEYGKKWHDAGTKMQKQNVFDDFIAAAEYLIAQKYTSSDFLAIRGGSNGGLLVGATMTQRPELMKVALPAVGVMDMLRYHTFTAGAGWAYDYGTSQDSKEMFEYIKGYSPVHNVKKGVHYPATMVTTGDHDDRVVPAHSFKFAAELQEKQTGDNPVLIRIDVKAGHGAGKSVAATIQENVDIQAFTLYNMGFKALPKK, encoded by the coding sequence ATGGCTATAACCGCAACAACAGTAGCGTTTGGACAAAGTCAAAAATCAAATTCGATCAAATATCCTGATACCAAAAAGGGAGAAACTATCGATACCTATTTTGATGCTAAAGTAAGTGATCCATATCGTTGGTTAGAAGATGATAAATCTGAAGAAACAGCTGCTTGGGTAAAAGCACAAAATAAAGTTACCTATGCATATTTAGACCAGATTCCTTTTCGTGATGAGTTAAAAAAGCGAATGGAAAAACTATGGAACTATGAAAAAATAGGAGCACCTTATGTAAAAGGAAAATCAACATATTATTCTAAAAATAACGGATTACAAAATCAATCTGTGGTATACAGAAAAGGAGAAAACGGTAAAGATGAGGTTTTCTTAGATCCAAATACATTCTCTAAAGACGGAACCACATCGTTAGGAGGATTGGATTTTACTAAAGACGGAACCATAGCTGCATATTCTATTTCTGAAGGAGGAAGCGATTGGAGAAAAGTAATTATCATTGATGCACAAACTCGTAAAATATTAGAAGATACAATCGTAGATGTAAAGTTTAGTGGTATTTCTTGGAAAGGAAACGAAGGATTCTACTATTCTAGTTACGATAAACCAAAAGGAAGCGAATTGTCTGCAAAAACAGATCAGCATAAATTGTATTTCCATAAGTTAGGAACAGCTCAAAAAGAGGATAAAGTTATTTTTGGATTAGATCAAAAAAGAAGATATGTTGGAGGTTATGTAACCGATGATATGAAATATTTAATTATCACAGCAGCTAATTCTACTTACGGAAACGAGTTGTATATTAAAGATCTAACTAAAGAAAATAGCCCAATTGTTACTATTGTAGATAATTTTAAAAGTGCTAATTCAGTAATTGAAAATGAAGGATCTAAATTGTTTATTCAAACCGATTTAAATGCACCAAACAAGCGTATTGTAACAGTTGATGCAAATAATGCAAAACCAGAAAACTGGAAAAACTTTATCGCAGAAACAGAAAATGTATTGTCTCCATCAACTGGAGGAGGTTATTTCTTTGCACATTATATGAAAGATGCTGTTTCTTCAGTAAAACAATATGATTATACTGGGAAATTAGTTAGAGAGATAAAATTACCAGCAGTAGGAACAGCAGGTGGTTTTGCAGGAGAAAAAGATGATAAAGTAGTGTATTACTCATTTACAAATTACACCACTCCAGGAACTATTTATTCTTTTGATGTTAAGTCTGGAAAATCAGGGATTTATCAGCAGCCTAAAGTTGATTTCAAAAGTGCAGATTACGAATCAAAACAAGTATTCTATACGTCTAAGGATGGAACAAAAGTTCCTATGATAATCACTTATAAAAAAGGATTAAAATTAGACGGTAAAAACCCAACTATTTTATATGGTTACGGAGGGTTTAATGCAAGCTTAACGCCATCATTTGGTATTGCTAATGCAGTTTGGATGGAAAATGGAGGAGTTTACGCAGTTCCAAATCTTCGTGGAGGTGGAGAATACGGTAAAAAATGGCATGATGCAGGAACAAAAATGCAAAAGCAAAATGTATTTGATGATTTCATCGCAGCAGCAGAATACCTTATTGCTCAAAAATATACCTCTTCAGATTTCTTAGCAATTCGCGGTGGTTCAAACGGCGGATTATTAGTAGGAGCAACAATGACACAACGTCCAGAATTAATGAAAGTGGCGTTGCCAGCAGTAGGAGTTATGGATATGTTGCGTTACCATACATTTACAGCAGGAGCAGGATGGGCATACGATTATGGAACGTCTCAGGATAGCAAAGAAATGTTCGAATATATCAAAGGATATTCACCAGTTCACAATGTAAAAAAAGGAGTTCATTACCCAGCAACTATGGTAACTACAGGAGATCATGACGATAGAGTAGTGCCAGCACATAGTTTCAAATTTGCAGCCGAATTACAGGAAAAACAAACAGGAGATAATCCAGTTTTAATCCGTATCGATGTAAAAGCAGGACATGGAGCAGGAAAATCAGTGGCAGCTACAATTCAGGAAAATGTCGATATTCAGGCATTTACATTGTACAATATGGGATTTAAAGCATTACCTAAAAAGTAA
- a CDS encoding Gfo/Idh/MocA family protein has translation MEIVRWGIIGCGNVTEVKSGPAFQKAKNSALVAVMRRDATLVADYAKRHNVPKWYSNAVDLINDPDVDAVYIATPPSSHKEYTLLCAKAGKPVYVEKPMALNFEECNEMIQVCKANNVPLFVAYYRRCLPRFLKIKELIDNGIIGTPRHVNCVLYHSFEARYDDEINLPWTVLPHISGGGIFVDLACHTLDFLDFVFGPIKSVRGHATSQLMAYPAEDSVSMSFLFENGIHGTGLWNFGSHKRHDIVEIVGDKGKISFSTFGNDPIQLEDKDGKIESFPIENPLHIQQPLIETVVQEILGASGCPSNGISAARTTWVIDEVLKEFRQGYKK, from the coding sequence ATGGAAATTGTAAGATGGGGAATTATAGGTTGTGGTAATGTAACCGAAGTTAAAAGCGGACCAGCGTTTCAAAAAGCAAAAAACTCAGCTCTAGTAGCAGTAATGCGCAGAGATGCCACCTTGGTAGCCGATTATGCTAAACGCCACAATGTACCCAAATGGTATTCGAATGCTGTCGATTTGATAAATGATCCAGATGTTGATGCTGTTTATATAGCAACGCCACCATCATCACATAAAGAATATACGCTTTTATGTGCCAAAGCTGGAAAGCCCGTTTATGTCGAAAAACCAATGGCACTAAATTTTGAAGAATGCAACGAAATGATACAAGTTTGCAAAGCGAATAATGTACCATTATTTGTGGCTTATTATCGCAGATGTTTACCGCGTTTCCTAAAGATAAAGGAATTAATCGATAACGGAATCATAGGAACACCAAGACATGTAAACTGTGTTTTGTATCATTCTTTTGAAGCAAGATACGACGACGAAATCAATTTACCTTGGACAGTTTTACCACATATTTCAGGTGGTGGAATATTTGTTGATTTAGCATGTCATACACTAGATTTCCTGGATTTTGTTTTTGGACCAATTAAGTCGGTTCGAGGTCATGCCACATCACAGCTTATGGCATATCCAGCCGAAGACAGTGTTTCGATGTCGTTTCTGTTTGAAAATGGAATTCACGGCACAGGACTGTGGAATTTTGGCAGTCACAAACGACATGATATTGTCGAGATTGTAGGCGATAAAGGTAAAATTTCCTTTTCTACTTTTGGCAACGATCCAATACAGCTCGAAGATAAAGACGGAAAAATAGAAAGCTTTCCAATAGAGAATCCGTTGCATATCCAACAGCCACTTATAGAAACCGTAGTGCAGGAAATTCTAGGCGCTTCTGGTTGTCCGTCTAATGGAATTTCAGCAGCGAGAACCACTTGGGTAATCGATGAAGTTTTAAAAGAATTCAGACAAGGATATAAAAAGTAA
- a CDS encoding porin family protein: MEQSLKPKSNMRLFFSCLFLVSFLNVFSQEEKAPATEAPKVKIDSLYREDQFYFAVTYNALNNAPEGLSQKKFSAGLSFGFLRDMPINKNRNIAIAAGLGLSYKNYFQNIGITGTSDAPIYNVINYSNVNSNKFTQYLVDFPIEFRWRTSTFESYKFWRIYGGIKFSYVLFDRSVYKDSEQKVTIKNNRDFEKFQYGVYMSAGFNTWNIYAYYGLKPLFKSAKTSTESIDMRTMNIGVIFYIL, encoded by the coding sequence TTGGAACAATCATTAAAACCAAAATCCAATATGCGATTATTTTTTAGTTGTTTATTTTTAGTATCCTTTCTAAATGTTTTTTCTCAGGAAGAAAAGGCTCCTGCTACTGAAGCTCCAAAAGTAAAAATTGACTCTCTATACCGAGAAGATCAGTTTTATTTTGCGGTTACCTATAATGCATTGAACAATGCTCCAGAAGGATTATCACAAAAGAAATTTTCAGCAGGATTAAGCTTTGGTTTTCTAAGAGATATGCCTATTAACAAAAACCGAAATATTGCAATTGCTGCTGGTTTAGGTTTGAGTTACAAAAATTACTTTCAAAATATTGGAATAACGGGAACTAGTGATGCTCCTATTTATAATGTAATAAATTATTCTAATGTTAACTCAAACAAATTCACTCAATACTTAGTCGATTTTCCTATTGAATTCAGATGGCGAACTTCAACATTTGAGAGCTATAAATTTTGGAGAATATACGGCGGTATAAAATTTAGTTATGTTTTATTTGACCGTTCTGTTTACAAAGATTCAGAACAAAAAGTAACCATTAAAAACAATCGTGATTTCGAAAAATTCCAATACGGTGTGTATATGTCAGCAGGATTTAACACCTGGAATATTTATGCCTATTATGGTTTAAAACCTTTATTTAAATCAGCAAAAACGAGTACTGAAAGTATCGATATGAGAACAATGAATATTGGTGTAATCTTTTATATATTATAA
- a CDS encoding aspartate-semialdehyde dehydrogenase: MRIAIVGATGMVGEVMLKVLAERNFPVTELILVASEKSVGKQIEYKGTNYTVVGLQTAVDLKADIAIFSAGGETSLEWAPKFAAAGTTVIDNSSAWRMDPTKKLIVPEINASSLTKEDKIIANPNCSTIQMVLTLAPLHKKYDIKRIVVSTYQSITGTGVKAVKQLENEYAGVKGEMVYKYPIHRNAIPHCDSFEENGYTKEEMKLVRETQKILGDNTIAVTATAVRVPVVGGHSEAVNVEFTNDFDVNEVREILHHTDGIVVQDNLDTFTYPMPLYAEGKNDVFVGRIRRDESQPNTLNMWIVADNLRKGAATNTIQIAEYLVAAKLV; the protein is encoded by the coding sequence ATGAGAATAGCGATTGTAGGCGCTACCGGTATGGTTGGCGAAGTAATGCTAAAAGTGTTGGCAGAAAGAAATTTCCCTGTTACAGAATTAATTTTGGTTGCATCTGAGAAATCAGTTGGTAAACAAATCGAATATAAAGGAACTAATTATACGGTTGTTGGATTACAAACTGCTGTTGATTTGAAAGCTGATATTGCTATTTTCTCAGCTGGTGGTGAAACTTCATTAGAGTGGGCTCCAAAATTTGCTGCTGCAGGAACTACCGTTATCGATAACTCATCAGCTTGGAGAATGGATCCTACAAAAAAATTGATCGTTCCTGAAATCAATGCTTCTTCATTAACCAAAGAAGATAAAATTATAGCAAACCCAAACTGTTCAACTATTCAAATGGTTTTAACATTGGCGCCGTTGCACAAAAAATACGATATCAAAAGAATTGTTGTTTCTACTTACCAATCTATCACTGGAACTGGTGTAAAAGCTGTAAAGCAACTTGAAAATGAATACGCTGGAGTAAAAGGCGAAATGGTTTATAAATATCCTATTCACAGAAATGCTATCCCTCATTGCGATAGCTTTGAAGAAAATGGATACACCAAAGAAGAAATGAAACTAGTTCGTGAAACTCAAAAAATTCTTGGTGACAATACTATTGCTGTAACTGCAACTGCAGTTCGTGTTCCTGTTGTTGGTGGACATAGCGAAGCTGTAAATGTTGAGTTTACAAATGATTTTGATGTAAATGAAGTACGTGAAATTTTACATCATACGGATGGTATTGTTGTTCAGGATAACCTTGACACATTTACTTACCCAATGCCTCTTTATGCTGAAGGTAAAAATGATGTTTTTGTAGGTCGTATTCGTCGTGACGAAAGCCAGCCAAACACTTTAAACATGTGGATTGTTGCTGATAACTTAAGAAAAGGTGCTGCAACAAATACAATCCAAATTGCAGAATATCTTGTCGCTGCAAAATTGGTATAA
- a CDS encoding SMI1/KNR4 family protein: protein MNFDNYKVIPNYNTHRTDLFLADDEDIQACEQTLNITFDNNYKEYVVTYGSGILGGTYVRIYLPETIVLTVDAWKKRINEYWFWDEGATVLTKEQVLDSVRIGDTFDGDEIILYKNEYFILPRNSEMIYKAGKTLEETINWLCNSGILTEAFSEREFEPFDPSEWGDKL from the coding sequence ATGAACTTCGATAACTATAAAGTAATTCCGAATTACAACACCCACAGAACCGACTTGTTTCTTGCTGATGATGAAGACATTCAGGCTTGCGAACAAACTTTAAACATCACTTTTGACAACAATTATAAGGAATATGTTGTAACGTACGGAAGCGGCATTCTAGGCGGAACCTACGTAAGAATCTATCTTCCTGAAACGATTGTACTCACTGTTGATGCATGGAAAAAAAGAATTAACGAATATTGGTTTTGGGATGAGGGAGCAACTGTTCTAACAAAAGAGCAGGTTTTAGACTCAGTAAGAATTGGAGATACATTTGACGGTGACGAAATTATTCTCTACAAAAACGAGTATTTCATTTTACCAAGAAATAGTGAAATGATATACAAAGCAGGTAAAACACTTGAAGAAACTATAAATTGGTTGTGCAATTCTGGAATTTTAACTGAAGCTTTTTCCGAAAGAGAATTCGAACCTTTTGACCCAAGCGAATGGGGCGATAAATTATAA
- a CDS encoding TonB-dependent receptor, translating to MKKIIIALILGFSGLLNAQNTVSGTVTDLQNQPVPGVSVYVSELHKGTTTDENGKYSLNNLPKGGLRIAFTFVGYTTQNKNIEKLLKENTLDILLTQAAFEMDEVIVSTAFSKLQSQNVMKVEHETIKTLQQKGTSTLIEGLATIPGVSQISTGTSIGKPVIRGLSGNRVLVYSQGVRLENQQFGDEHGLGLNDSGVESVEVIKGPASLLYGSDALGGVLYFNPEKFADAGDFKANFSQKYFTNTQGSNSSIGLKTSTENWKFLARGSFNSHSDYKAGDSDRVTNTRYNETDFKTGIGYSNSSFSSVLRYNYNKLDLGISEEGFGEQTTTKNTEFPRQGVFNHLLSLNNVFFFQNSKLDVDLGYITNDRSEFEDSNEAALHMKLKTFNYNAKYHLPKMGQIETIVGVQGMHQTNANSGEEYLIPDATTNDFGVFGTANYEWKSNVLQAGLRFDNRNVTSIAHGTEGEEGYFQALDRSFDSFNASLGYKTNLADNLTMRLNVASGFRAPNLAELTSNGVHEGTNRYEIGSGALKTEQNVQTDLNLEYKNSHFEFFVNGFYNHVNNYIYTSPTGEIIDNNDVFAYVQDNAKLYGGEVGLHFHPHPLDWLHFETSFETVTGKKQNGDYLPLIPANNWNNTIRTEFNIKNWFHDGFATLNVSSTFNQDNVSGFETASKGYSLVNLGFGGTVKFGKTAFDVNINGNNLFDKKYIAHLSRLKTDGIPNIGRNIVLGVNFNL from the coding sequence ATGAAAAAAATCATAATAGCCCTAATTTTAGGGTTCTCGGGCTTACTTAATGCCCAAAATACAGTTTCAGGAACCGTAACCGATTTGCAAAATCAACCCGTTCCAGGAGTTTCAGTTTATGTTTCAGAACTACATAAAGGAACTACAACCGACGAAAACGGAAAGTACAGCTTAAATAATCTTCCAAAAGGAGGACTGCGTATCGCATTTACGTTTGTAGGGTATACAACTCAAAATAAAAACATCGAAAAATTATTAAAAGAGAACACCTTGGATATCTTGCTTACGCAAGCAGCCTTTGAAATGGATGAGGTAATTGTGTCAACAGCTTTTAGCAAATTACAATCACAAAACGTAATGAAAGTGGAACATGAAACCATTAAAACATTACAGCAAAAAGGGACTTCTACATTAATAGAAGGATTAGCAACAATACCAGGAGTTTCTCAAATTTCTACAGGAACATCTATTGGTAAACCAGTAATTCGAGGATTAAGCGGAAACCGTGTTTTAGTTTATTCGCAAGGAGTTCGATTAGAGAATCAACAATTTGGAGACGAACATGGACTGGGATTAAATGATTCAGGGGTCGAAAGTGTTGAGGTTATAAAAGGGCCAGCATCTTTATTATATGGTTCAGATGCTTTGGGAGGAGTTTTGTATTTTAATCCAGAAAAATTTGCAGATGCAGGAGATTTTAAGGCAAATTTCAGTCAGAAATATTTCACCAATACACAAGGAAGTAATTCTTCAATTGGGTTAAAAACGTCTACAGAAAACTGGAAGTTTTTAGCACGTGGAAGTTTTAATTCACATTCTGATTATAAAGCAGGAGATAGTGACCGTGTAACAAATACGCGTTATAACGAAACCGATTTTAAAACCGGAATAGGATATAGTAATTCTAGTTTCTCAAGTGTTTTACGTTATAATTACAACAAACTAGATTTAGGAATTTCAGAAGAAGGATTTGGAGAACAAACAACAACAAAAAATACTGAGTTTCCTAGACAAGGAGTTTTTAATCATTTGTTGAGTTTGAATAATGTTTTCTTTTTTCAGAATTCAAAATTAGATGTCGATTTAGGATATATCACAAATGACAGAAGTGAGTTTGAAGATAGTAATGAAGCTGCATTGCACATGAAACTGAAAACATTTAATTATAATGCAAAATATCATTTGCCTAAAATGGGACAAATAGAAACCATTGTTGGAGTTCAGGGAATGCACCAAACCAATGCTAACTCGGGAGAAGAATATTTAATTCCAGATGCAACAACAAATGATTTTGGAGTTTTTGGAACAGCAAACTATGAGTGGAAAAGTAATGTGTTACAAGCAGGATTACGTTTCGATAACCGAAATGTAACTTCGATTGCACACGGAACAGAAGGAGAAGAAGGATATTTTCAGGCATTAGACAGATCGTTTGATAGTTTCAACGCATCGTTGGGGTATAAAACCAATCTGGCAGATAATCTAACAATGCGTTTGAATGTTGCTTCTGGATTTAGAGCACCAAACTTAGCAGAACTAACATCAAATGGAGTACATGAAGGAACAAATCGTTATGAAATTGGAAGTGGCGCTTTAAAAACAGAGCAAAACGTACAAACCGATTTGAATCTGGAATATAAAAACAGCCATTTTGAGTTTTTTGTAAATGGATTTTATAATCATGTAAACAATTATATCTATACTTCGCCAACAGGAGAAATAATCGATAACAATGATGTTTTTGCTTATGTACAGGACAATGCTAAATTGTATGGTGGAGAGGTTGGATTACATTTTCATCCACATCCCTTAGATTGGTTGCATTTTGAAACTAGTTTTGAAACAGTAACTGGTAAAAAGCAAAATGGAGATTACCTGCCATTAATTCCTGCAAACAACTGGAATAACACAATAAGAACAGAGTTTAATATCAAAAACTGGTTCCATGATGGATTTGCAACTTTAAATGTAAGTTCTACTTTTAATCAAGATAATGTAAGCGGTTTTGAAACAGCTTCAAAAGGATATTCATTAGTTAATCTAGGTTTTGGAGGGACAGTGAAATTTGGTAAAACAGCTTTTGATGTAAATATAAACGGAAATAACCTATTTGATAAAAAGTACATCGCGCACTTATCTCGATTAAAAACAGATGGGATTCCTAATATAGGACGCAACATCGTTTTAGGAGTTAACTTCAATTTGTAA
- a CDS encoding bifunctional UDP-N-acetylmuramoyl-tripeptide:D-alanyl-D-alanine ligase/alanine racemase, whose protein sequence is MPINLKNIIQILHAKWFGGNPDINIDHLSIDSRSLQNGPKTLFFALSGPNNNAHDYIPDLIEKGVHNFVVTHIPENYTQRANYIVVENSLTALQTVAAYYRSLFDFPIIGLTGSNGKTIVKEWLNFLLSPDHNIIRSPKSYNSQVGVPLSVIAINEKHNLGIFEAGISTVSEMDKLEKIIKPTIGLLTNIGSAHDEGFLNLVQKIDEKLLLFKETPVIIYQKTEVVHSCLTQFAAEYMLDSRKLFSWSFTDKHAAVLISTKETHNDSTLIEYRYKNEKSQFTIPFQDDASIENAISCLMVLLYLKYDSATIENRMHLLYPVEMRLEVKNGINNCSIIDDSYSSDFQSLKIALDFLESQHKFKKKTVILSDILQSGFTNDELYSKVAQLIESNKITRVIGIGSTISSFKDKFTNCITFPNTAEFIAHYESLDFENETILIKGARSFQFEEIVALLEEKTHETILEINLNAIGHNLNFFKSKINPTTKMMVMVKAYSYGNGGLEIAKLLEHHKVDYLGVAFADEGISLKNGGIKLPIMVLNPESTSFSAIIQHQLEPEIYSLKGLKSFLKIANEKKLHHFPIHIKLDTGMHRLGFEANTLDELITTLKGNTTVEVKSVLSHLATSDEEKHFDFVLSQIDLFEKLSSKLIEALDINPIRHILNTSGISNFPQAQYNMVRLGIGLYGVSNDPAEQKYLENVSTLKSIISQVRTIPADDSVGYGRRFMAEKETRIATIPIGYADGIARLWGNGVGFVTIKGQKARIVGNICMDMLMVDVSAIDCKEGDDVVIFGESPTVVEMARELRTIPYEILTSISQRVKRVFFRQ, encoded by the coding sequence ATGCCTATAAATCTTAAAAACATAATTCAAATACTTCATGCTAAATGGTTTGGTGGCAATCCTGACATCAACATCGACCATCTTTCTATTGATAGCCGTTCTTTACAAAACGGACCCAAAACTTTATTTTTCGCTTTAAGCGGACCAAACAATAATGCGCATGACTATATTCCGGATCTAATCGAAAAAGGCGTTCATAATTTTGTGGTAACACATATTCCTGAAAATTATACACAAAGAGCTAATTATATAGTTGTCGAAAATTCACTAACGGCTTTACAGACAGTAGCTGCTTACTATCGAAGTCTTTTTGATTTTCCTATTATCGGATTGACCGGAAGTAACGGCAAAACGATAGTTAAGGAATGGCTTAATTTCTTATTGAGTCCTGACCATAATATTATAAGAAGTCCAAAAAGCTACAACTCTCAGGTTGGCGTTCCGTTGTCTGTTATTGCAATTAACGAAAAACACAATCTAGGTATTTTTGAAGCTGGAATTTCGACGGTTTCTGAAATGGATAAACTAGAAAAAATTATCAAACCGACTATCGGACTTCTTACCAATATAGGTTCGGCACACGATGAAGGTTTTTTAAATCTTGTACAAAAGATAGATGAAAAACTACTTTTATTTAAAGAAACTCCCGTAATTATTTATCAAAAAACTGAGGTCGTTCATTCTTGTCTAACACAATTTGCAGCCGAATATATGTTGGATTCCAGAAAGCTGTTTTCTTGGAGTTTTACGGATAAACATGCTGCTGTTTTAATTTCTACAAAAGAGACTCATAACGACAGCACTTTAATTGAGTACAGATATAAGAACGAAAAAAGCCAATTTACTATTCCGTTTCAAGACGATGCTTCGATAGAAAATGCTATTTCGTGTCTGATGGTTTTGTTGTACTTAAAATACGATTCGGCTACAATCGAAAATCGAATGCATTTATTGTATCCTGTAGAAATGCGTTTGGAAGTAAAAAACGGAATCAACAACTGCAGTATAATCGATGATAGTTATAGTTCGGATTTTCAATCGCTAAAAATCGCATTAGATTTTCTGGAAAGTCAGCATAAATTCAAGAAGAAAACCGTGATTTTATCTGATATTCTTCAGAGCGGATTTACGAATGACGAATTATATTCAAAAGTGGCTCAACTTATCGAATCTAATAAAATAACCCGTGTTATTGGTATTGGTTCAACCATTTCGTCGTTTAAAGATAAATTCACCAATTGCATTACATTTCCCAATACTGCCGAATTCATTGCGCATTATGAATCGTTAGATTTTGAAAATGAAACCATTCTTATAAAAGGAGCACGTTCGTTTCAGTTTGAAGAAATTGTAGCATTACTTGAGGAGAAAACTCATGAAACAATTCTGGAGATTAACCTCAATGCTATTGGTCATAATCTTAATTTCTTTAAATCTAAAATAAATCCAACCACCAAAATGATGGTGATGGTTAAAGCATATAGTTATGGTAATGGCGGTCTTGAAATCGCCAAATTACTCGAACATCACAAAGTAGATTATTTGGGTGTGGCTTTTGCCGATGAAGGAATTTCACTTAAAAACGGTGGTATAAAACTCCCGATTATGGTACTTAATCCCGAGTCGACTAGTTTTTCTGCCATTATTCAGCACCAATTAGAACCCGAAATTTATAGTTTAAAAGGGCTGAAATCCTTTTTGAAAATTGCTAACGAAAAAAAACTACATCATTTCCCGATTCATATAAAATTAGATACAGGAATGCACCGATTGGGTTTTGAAGCCAATACGCTCGATGAATTAATCACTACTCTAAAAGGAAATACAACTGTTGAAGTAAAAAGTGTTTTATCGCATTTGGCTACAAGTGATGAAGAAAAGCACTTTGATTTTGTTCTTTCTCAAATTGACTTATTCGAAAAATTGTCTTCTAAATTAATAGAAGCATTAGATATTAATCCAATTCGTCATATTTTGAATACTTCTGGAATTAGTAATTTCCCGCAGGCACAATACAATATGGTTCGTTTAGGAATTGGTTTATACGGAGTTTCTAATGATCCTGCTGAACAAAAATATTTAGAAAATGTAAGCACATTAAAATCGATTATTTCACAAGTAAGAACTATTCCTGCTGATGACAGTGTGGGATATGGACGTCGCTTTATGGCCGAAAAAGAAACTCGAATCGCTACAATTCCCATTGGTTATGCCGACGGAATTGCCAGACTTTGGGGTAACGGAGTGGGTTTTGTAACTATAAAAGGGCAAAAAGCACGTATTGTTGGAAACATCTGTATGGATATGCTCATGGTAGATGTAAGTGCCATTGATTGTAAAGAAGGTGACGATGTGGTGATCTTTGGCGAAAGCCCAACTGTAGTCGAAATGGCACGGGAATTACGAACAATTCCGTATGAAATCTTAACTAGTATTTCGCAACGTGTGAAGCGTGTGTTTTTCCGTCAATAA
- the mscL gene encoding large conductance mechanosensitive channel protein MscL, with protein MGMLSEFKEFAMKGNVVDLAVGVIIGGAFGKIVSSFIEDVITPLLLKPALDAAHLSTIEELTAFGGVKYGLFISAVINFLIVAFVLFIIIKGINHAKKKEVVPPPAPAGPTQEELLTQIRDLLKK; from the coding sequence ATGGGAATGTTATCTGAATTTAAGGAATTTGCAATGAAGGGCAACGTGGTCGATTTAGCTGTCGGTGTCATAATTGGTGGAGCTTTTGGTAAAATTGTAAGCTCTTTTATCGAAGACGTAATTACTCCGTTGTTATTAAAACCTGCATTAGATGCTGCGCATTTATCTACAATCGAAGAACTAACCGCTTTTGGAGGTGTAAAATACGGTTTGTTTATTTCGGCAGTAATTAACTTTTTAATTGTTGCTTTTGTATTGTTTATAATCATCAAAGGAATAAACCATGCTAAGAAAAAAGAAGTTGTCCCTCCACCTGCTCCAGCTGGACCGACACAAGAAGAATTATTGACTCAAATTAGAGATTTATTAAAGAAATAA